A window of the Buchnera aphidicola (Taiwanaphis decaspermi) genome harbors these coding sequences:
- a CDS encoding ABC transporter transmembrane domain-containing protein → MQLFKQLSWYFIKEWKKYVSSIVLLIIVAILQLLTPKIVGITVDLIVSKKMHSEQALKWIILMFFISITIYILRYLWRVLLFSASYMLAVELRCKIYQYLSKKKMSFYLKNRTGDLIAKATNDVDRVVFAAGEGVLTLIDATVMGLLVLIIMSTQISFKLTLISIMPMPIMGFVIKKYGKKLQKLYTKSQAAFSSINDQVQESITCIKMIKSFGLEKRQLNKFNKTTKIASDQNIKVATVDAKFDPAIYICTSFSNLIAIIFGSYLVINKKLSIGQLTSFIMYLGLMIWPMLALAWMFNILERGIAAWNRIKNLIYKEKIDKKKKYIMMDGGLIYLKINNFYYKKKQKFNLKNISIKIPSENIIGICGPTGSGKTTIINIMQKQLKIKYGFIKYNNENISNINTDQWQKKLAIINQKTFLFSDTIFNNISLGKPNVSYLKIKKASKIARIHNEIKSFSKKYSTRIGEKGIILSGGQMQRIAIARAIVSNRKILIMDDALSSVDIKNEKKILNNLWKWKKKKKITIIIITHRLLSIKNANKIYVIKQGNIIQSGTHDFLMSNKNWYSNMYHYQELSKNNM, encoded by the coding sequence CTGGTATTTTATTAAAGAATGGAAAAAATATGTAAGTTCTATAGTTTTATTAATAATTGTTGCTATTTTACAATTACTTACTCCTAAAATAGTAGGTATTACAGTAGATTTAATTGTTTCAAAAAAAATGCATAGTGAACAAGCATTAAAATGGATAATTTTAATGTTTTTTATATCAATAACAATATATATATTGAGATATTTATGGAGAGTGTTGTTATTTAGTGCTTCATATATGTTAGCAGTTGAATTAAGATGCAAAATATATCAATATTTAAGTAAAAAAAAAATGAGTTTTTATTTGAAAAACCGTACTGGAGATTTAATTGCAAAAGCAACAAACGATGTTGATAGAGTTGTTTTTGCAGCTGGTGAAGGAGTACTAACTTTAATAGATGCAACAGTAATGGGATTATTGGTTTTGATTATTATGTCAACACAAATAAGTTTTAAATTAACATTAATTTCTATAATGCCAATGCCAATTATGGGTTTCGTAATAAAAAAATACGGTAAAAAACTACAAAAACTATATACAAAATCACAAGCTGCTTTTTCATCTATAAATGATCAAGTTCAAGAAAGTATTACATGTATAAAAATGATAAAATCTTTTGGATTAGAAAAAAGACAACTAAATAAATTTAATAAAACAACAAAAATAGCTTCTGATCAAAATATAAAAGTAGCTACAGTGGATGCAAAATTTGACCCTGCTATATATATATGTACATCTTTTTCTAATTTAATAGCAATTATATTTGGAAGTTATCTTGTTATAAACAAAAAGTTATCTATAGGTCAATTAACTAGTTTTATTATGTATTTAGGATTAATGATATGGCCTATGTTAGCATTAGCATGGATGTTCAATATATTAGAAAGAGGTATAGCTGCTTGGAACAGGATCAAAAACTTAATATACAAAGAAAAAATAGACAAAAAAAAAAAATATATAATGATGGATGGAGGATTAATATATCTTAAAATAAATAATTTTTATTACAAAAAAAAACAAAAATTTAATTTAAAAAACATTTCTATAAAAATACCATCTGAAAATATTATTGGAATATGTGGACCTACTGGTTCAGGTAAAACTACTATTATAAATATAATGCAAAAACAATTAAAAATTAAATATGGTTTTATTAAATACAATAATGAAAATATATCTAATATTAATACTGATCAATGGCAAAAAAAATTAGCAATAATTAATCAAAAAACTTTTTTGTTTTCAGATACAATATTTAACAATATTTCTTTAGGTAAACCTAATGTATCTTATTTAAAAATTAAAAAGGCATCTAAAATAGCCAGGATACATAATGAAATTAAAAGTTTTTCTAAAAAATATTCAACTAGAATAGGGGAAAAAGGAATAATATTGTCAGGAGGACAAATGCAAAGAATAGCTATTGCTAGAGCAATAGTATCAAATAGAAAAATATTAATTATGGATGATGCTTTATCATCTGTAGACATAAAAAACGAAAAAAAAATATTAAATAATTTATGGAAATGGAAAAAAAAAAAAAAAATAACTATAATCATAATCACACATAGATTATTATCTATAAAAAATGCTAATAAAATATATGTAATTAAACAAGGAAATATTATACAAAGTGGAACACATGATTTTCTTATGTCAAATAAAAATTGGTATAGCAATATGTATCATTATCAAGAATTATCTAAAAATAATATGTAA
- a CDS encoding ABC transporter transmembrane domain-containing protein produces the protein MNHSITCYSILKRLFFYWNPFKKSLIIAIMMLFFSSMAESCCPIIISYFINIILIKKKIHLIISIIVSFIFIILQIISIVFNYLQSILFNKISTKVLKKIRFDVMKSILNQPLNKFDDTSVGKIISRVTNDTEIIKDLYENVISNLLRSLSIILTVLFSMFLLEWKLALITSTIIPIVIIIMIIYHKYSSPFLRKTRIYLANINSYFNEIIVGMNVIQQFNQQKRFGKLIFNASILHYKSRIKNLNIDGLLLRPLISFISSIMLLCLISLFALSILGALKVGIIYAFISYTSRLNEPLTNTITQQSIVEQSIIAAERIFKIIDLPNQKYGYYKNIKYGIIKIKNLNFYYKKKQRVLKNINIYCKKNSFTAFVGKSGSGKSTLINLLMNFYPISEGKIYIDNRPIESFRKESLRKEISLVQQDPIIFADTFLSNITLGRNISISRVWDIIQKVKLKNLVESMKNGIYTLLREQGNNLSAGQKQLLSLARSLIGNPKILILDEATSSIDSEAEQNIQKIISYIRKNTTLLIVAHRLSTITKADNIFVLNKGKIIESGNHKNLLKNKGYYWNMHEFQKYNSFI, from the coding sequence TTGAATCATTCGATAACTTGTTATTCTATATTAAAACGTCTTTTTTTTTATTGGAATCCATTTAAAAAATCACTTATAATAGCTATAATGATGTTGTTTTTTTCTTCTATGGCTGAATCATGTTGTCCAATAATTATCAGTTATTTTATAAATATCATTTTAATTAAAAAAAAAATACATTTAATAATTTCTATAATTGTTTCATTTATATTTATCATTTTACAAATAATATCAATTGTTTTCAATTATTTACAATCTATTTTATTTAACAAAATATCTACTAAAGTATTAAAAAAAATAAGATTTGATGTAATGAAATCTATTTTAAATCAACCATTAAATAAATTTGATGATACTTCTGTAGGGAAAATTATATCAAGAGTAACTAATGATACAGAAATAATTAAAGATTTATATGAAAATGTAATAAGTAATTTATTACGTAGTTTATCTATTATTTTAACTGTATTATTTTCAATGTTTTTGCTAGAATGGAAATTAGCTCTTATAACTTCTACTATTATACCAATAGTTATTATAATCATGATTATATATCATAAATACAGTTCACCTTTTTTAAGAAAAACTAGGATATATTTAGCTAATATTAATAGTTATTTTAATGAAATAATAGTCGGAATGAATGTTATTCAACAATTTAATCAACAAAAAAGATTTGGTAAATTGATATTCAATGCTAGTATATTGCATTATAAATCTAGAATAAAAAACTTGAATATAGATGGATTATTACTCAGACCCTTAATTAGTTTTATTTCTTCTATAATGTTATTATGTTTGATAAGTTTATTTGCATTATCTATTTTAGGAGCATTAAAAGTAGGAATAATATATGCTTTTATTAGTTATACAAGCAGATTAAATGAACCTTTAACAAACACTATAACTCAACAATCAATAGTAGAACAATCTATAATAGCAGCTGAAAGAATTTTTAAAATAATAGATTTACCAAATCAAAAATATGGATATTACAAAAATATAAAATATGGTATAATAAAAATAAAAAATCTTAATTTTTATTACAAAAAAAAACAAAGAGTTTTAAAAAACATAAATATTTATTGCAAAAAAAATAGTTTTACAGCTTTTGTTGGAAAAAGTGGAAGTGGTAAAAGTACATTAATTAATTTATTAATGAATTTTTATCCAATTTCTGAAGGTAAAATATATATAGATAATAGACCTATAGAATCTTTTAGAAAAGAATCTTTAAGGAAAGAAATTTCTTTAGTACAACAAGATCCAATCATATTTGCAGACACTTTTTTGTCTAACATTACTTTAGGAAGAAATATATCTATATCTAGAGTATGGGACATAATACAAAAAGTTAAACTTAAAAATTTAGTTGAATCTATGAAAAATGGAATTTACACTCTATTAAGAGAACAGGGGAACAACTTATCTGCAGGTCAAAAACAATTGTTGTCTTTAGCACGATCTTTAATTGGAAATCCTAAAATACTGATATTAGATGAAGCAACTTCAAGTATAGATTCAGAAGCAGAACAAAATATTCAAAAAATTATATCATATATAAGAAAAAATACTACTTTATTAATTGTAGCACATAGATTATCAACAATAACAAAAGCAGATAACATTTTTGTATTAAATAAAGGTAAAATAATTGAAAGTGGTAATCACAAAAATTTATTAAAAAATAAAGGTTATTACTGGAATATGCATGAATTTCAAAAATATAATAGCTTTATATAA
- the dnaX gene encoding DNA polymerase III subunit gamma/tau: MENMTYQVLARRLRPKNFKEIIGQKTIIKAINNSILSKKIHHSWLFSGIRGIGKTTIARLLAKVLNCTNVLNANPCNNCKNCKEIDQGCFIDFIEVDAASKTKIEDTKELLDNMEYKPIKGKYKVYLIDEIHMLSRYSFNALLKTLEEPKKYVKIILATTDTTKIPKTILSRCLHFNLKSINKRQIIKYLEKILKLEGVIFDKESIIKIAQKSEGSLRDCLNLTEKIIALSNGNINIDNTNKELGLLDKKYIINLFENIINKEPKKLIHILNKVEDKGLNIEYVLTDLLELLYNLSMMKYHPKLWESTFSKKDKKLKNISDLVTFNFIHNCYHKILNAKKTLKFSPDKRIGVEMNLLNLIVS; this comes from the coding sequence ATGGAAAATATGACTTATCAAGTATTAGCTAGAAGATTGAGACCTAAAAATTTTAAAGAAATAATTGGCCAAAAAACAATTATAAAAGCAATCAATAATAGTATTTTATCAAAAAAAATACATCATTCCTGGTTATTTTCAGGTATTAGGGGGATAGGAAAAACAACTATAGCAAGATTATTAGCTAAAGTTTTAAATTGTACAAATGTTTTAAATGCTAATCCATGTAACAATTGTAAAAATTGTAAAGAAATAGATCAAGGTTGTTTTATTGATTTCATAGAAGTTGACGCTGCTTCTAAAACTAAAATAGAAGATACGAAAGAGTTATTAGATAATATGGAATATAAACCTATTAAAGGCAAATATAAAGTATATTTAATAGATGAAATACATATGTTATCTAGATATAGTTTTAATGCATTATTAAAAACTTTAGAGGAACCAAAAAAATATGTTAAAATAATTTTAGCTACTACAGATACAACAAAAATACCTAAAACTATTTTATCCAGATGTTTACATTTTAATTTGAAATCAATAAATAAAAGACAAATAATTAAATATTTAGAAAAAATTTTAAAATTAGAAGGTGTAATTTTTGATAAAGAATCTATAATAAAAATAGCGCAAAAATCCGAGGGAAGTTTAAGAGATTGTTTAAATTTAACAGAAAAAATAATTGCACTAAGTAATGGTAATATCAATATAGATAATACAAATAAAGAATTAGGATTATTAGATAAAAAATATATAATAAATTTATTTGAAAATATTATTAATAAAGAACCTAAAAAATTAATTCATATTTTAAATAAAGTAGAAGATAAAGGACTAAATATAGAATATGTATTAACAGATTTGTTAGAATTATTATATAATTTGTCTATGATGAAATACCATCCAAAATTATGGGAATCTACTTTCTCCAAAAAAGATAAAAAACTAAAAAATATATCTGATCTAGTAACATTTAATTTTATTCACAATTGCTACCATAAAATATTAAATGCTAAAAAAACTTTAAAATTTTCTCCAGATAAAAGAATAGGTGTAGAAATGAATTTATTAAATTTAATAGTTTCTTAA
- a CDS encoding YbaB/EbfC family nucleoid-associated protein: MIKNKGLNNLMKQAQYMQEKINQTKKEIMLIKVTGESGAGLVKITINGLYECIKVKIDKSILNKSEKEILEDLIVAATNDAIRRINEEKKDKMSIISSNMNLPLDFNSLI, translated from the coding sequence ATGATAAAAAATAAAGGTTTAAATAATCTAATGAAACAAGCGCAATATATGCAAGAGAAAATAAATCAAACTAAAAAAGAAATAATGTTAATAAAAGTTACAGGAGAATCTGGCGCTGGATTAGTAAAAATAACTATAAATGGGTTATACGAATGCATTAAAGTCAAAATAGATAAATCAATTTTAAATAAATCTGAAAAAGAAATATTAGAAGATTTAATCGTGGCAGCAACAAATGATGCTATAAGAAGGATTAATGAAGAAAAAAAAGACAAAATGTCAATAATATCTTCTAATATGAATTTGCCTTTAGATTTTAACTCATTGATATAA